CTGCCCCTGACAGGAGGCTGACAGAGCTCCCGAGAGTCCTTGGAGGATGAGGAGGGAGCTGATAGCCCCTTACCAGGCTGACGTCGGCCCGGCTTCTCCTTTCTCTGGATCATGCCTAAGCCCCggcttctgggaagaggagggagaaccGGACATGGGCACCTAAAACACTCGCAAGCCGAGCAGCTCCCCCATGGCTGTGGGGGTTTTCACGCTTCCTTCCCCTGGGCTCCAGTCCTTACACCGCCCTGCAGAGCAGAGACCGAGGGGGTGAGGCAGTTCCTCGTCACTGACCCCTCCTTGTCTTACAGCTTTCGCCATTATGATTGTGCTGGCCCTGGTGCGCATCGGCAACAGGCAAGGAGAGGGGCACCCACCGCTGGCCAACTTCTTGGGGGTTCGGAACCTGTTTGGGGTGTGTGTCTACTCCTTCATGTGCCAACACTCGCTGCCATCCCTCATCACCCCGATCTCCTCCAAGCGCCACATCACACGCCTGGTGTTCCTGGACTACGCATTGATCCTGGCCTTCTATGGACTCCTCTCCTTCACGGCCATCTTCTGCTTCCGTGGTGACAGCCTCATGGACATGTACACCCTCAATTTTGCAAGGTGCGACATTGTGGGCCTGGCTGCTGTCCGGTTCTTTCTGGGCCTCTTCCCTGTGTTCACCATCAGCACCAACTTCCCCATCATCGCGGTGACCCTGCGCAACAACTGGAAGACACTCTTTCACCGCGAGGGTGGCACGTACCCGTGGGTGGTGGACCGAGTGGTGTTTCCCACCATCACGCTGGTGCCTCCCATTCTGGTGGCCTTCTGCACCCATGACCTGGAGTCCCTGGTGGGCATTACCGGAGCCTATGCGGGCACGGGCATCCAGTATGTCATCCCCGCCTTCCTGGTGTACCTCTGCCGCAGGGACACGCAGCTGGCCTTCGGCTACGGAACTGTCAACAAGCACAGGTCCCCATTCCGCCACACCTTCTGGGTGGCCTTCGTGCTACTGTGGgctttctcctgcttcttctttGTCACAGCCAACATCGTCCTCAGCGAGACCCAGCTCTGAGAGCAGGATGTGAGGAGGCAGGGACAGCCCGGCAccagccttcctgcctcagagCGGGATCTAGCTGCCACCCAGGTCTACATGCGCGCGCTAGACTGGGACTCTTGGAGAAGGCCTTCTGTGTCTCTAGCCGGTGTCTTCTCCCCACCCAGGCCTCGCCATGCAAGACGGCCCTCCTGCCTGGGAACACGGCTGTCCCCAGCTTCTGGGATGGACCCAGTCTGTTACACACGTTCCTCCACTCCGGCCACTGGAGGCTGGCTCCCTCCTCGGCGGCGCAGTGGGGGAGACAGTGCTGGCACTGCTATTTATACTACGCCCCGCCCCTCCTGCATCCCTGACCGTCCACTAGCAGCTGCTGGCTCTTCAGAGGCAGGTCCCAGGCCCTGGCTCTCCTAACCCGGCCTGCTTGTGAGGGCAGGGCCCATTTCCTCACAGGCCTGACAGTTGCTAAGTATTTGTCCTGTGGGAGGCCTGGCCAGCTCTGGTGAcaaggacagacaggaagtgctaATTGGCACCAGGGTCCCTAGACAAGAGCTGTGAGAGCTTTTGCTGTGGGTGGCCAGCTCTGTTGTGGCAGACAGATAAAGCATCCCTTCCGTGGGGTTTAAAGTCCTTGGCTTTGGGTCCCTTTCAGGGACCCCCTGAAGTGTGGGGTACCCCTTGAGAAGCTGCCCTCACCACCTCACCCACACCCGTAGTAGCTGACTGCCCTGGACTTAGAGCAGGGAGAGAGCACAGTGCCCTCTGACAGCCTGTGTGCCCAGCCCAGCCTGTTCCCATGCTGCACCGCGACACTGGGCGCTGCCCGCAGAAGCCTGGGTGTAGTGCTCAGTGGCCACACTCTCCAGGTCGCTGGCAGCCGTGGAGCGGGAGCGGGTGTCCACCACCATAACTGTGGAAGGAGGCCCGGTCCCCAGCTGCCTCTTGTTCAGTCACGCATGCACCCACTGGGCCCAATGCCTTGGAATCGTGAGTGATTAATGAACCGCATTTTCGATGTGCCTTCTGCTTTGGGCACCAGGGATCCCTTCTGACCCCAACCCTGGGCCTAGTCCCGCCTGTCCTGGACAGAGCTGCCTCTGGGGTGAAAGGTCTCAgacctctgcccctccctcttgATTTCAGTGCCTTGCTCCACCCTCATGAGGGAACTTCGCCAGCCAACCCTTCCTTTCTACATCTTGCCATATTTAAAGCTTGAGCTCTGCTATGCTGTTGGATGTCCCAGGACCCAGGGGGGCTGTGCAGGACCTGCAAGGAATGCGGGACCCACTGGCCGCAGCTGCTACCTCTGGCCCACGGCATCCTTGCCTCTAAGACTCTCCAGGTCCCCACGGGCCTGCCTCCAGCTTTCTCACCACTGTCACACATCGGTAGTTCTTAAGCATCATCATTGCCCATCCACATGAAAAACAGACATCCCTACACCCGTGCGCCATTGCAGCATCTCCCTGGGAGACCCCGCCCCAGGGTGGGCCAGGGGAGGGAAGCATTCCAGTAGCAGGGCCAGGCGTAGGAAGACTGCCATCCTCCTGTGCTCAGGCTGTTCGCTGAGAACTCAATTAAAAACATCTGTACTTACCCTTCTCCCTCTTGCTTAAGGACAAAGCAAATTAAATCATCTTGCTgcaacacacacacctccaccccacccccaggctccaAACCAAATTTTGATGGAAAATTTATTAGCATCATAAAGCCCAGGTTGATTTATGTGGCAATCTGGAGTCACGCACAGCGGTAGAGTGGCCGCTGTGTTCCCCTCCACCTCCGGGTTAAGTTAGGGAAGCCCCagcctgggagggaggagggacccGGTGACCACTGACACCGCCGAGCTGCGGGCCTCCCACTGCTGCTGTCCGGCCTCTATGCTCTTCCATCTCCACCTCTTGTCGGGTCTGCTAGAAGTCACGTGAGGTCACCTCCATCATCATACCAGGCCTCCCTCGGTCACTGGCAGAGAAGAGTTGGGCACAAAGAGGGAAGTACTCAAAGGGCCCAGCATTCCCGGGTGGGTCTCCCTTGTTCCCCCCAGGCATCAAGCACATTGAATTGTCTGGTATCCCCTGGGTAAGGTGGTGGGCTAGGCCCTGGTGTCTGTTTGCAGAGAGTCCCTGAGGTTAGTGGTCTGGAGGACAACAGAGGAGCCTGCCCAGCCTGGCCCCAGAGCCGAGTCTCCTTGGAGGAGGTCTGAAGCTCAGCAGTCACCACTGCGGTCTATCCATGGTTCTGGACCAGTCCCGAGGGCAGGCCAGGTCAAGGTGGGAGTGAGCATTCTCCACCAAAGCACCAGGCCCAGCTGAGCATCAGGGCACAGTGCCAGGAGCTCTGGCTGCGCCTCACCTGAGGCCGGTAGATGGGGCAGATGGCAGGCTGTGAGGTACTGCTGTGTGATAGAAAGTGGCAGTGGGCACCGGGCCAGGCCCAAGGCCGCACAGCTGTCCTCACCACATGGGACCAGGAGCAGCCTCAGCAACAGGCAGTGCCTGCCTCGTGGGGCTCCAGCTGAAGAGAATGGTGGTTCCAGGCCCAGGGGCAGAGGAAAGCTGAGACCTGCCTACTGACTGTAGCCAGGGGCCTCTGAGAGGCCAGCTCTCGATAgccaggctgcaggcaagccctTCCTGCCAGCCTCCCTCCCGGGGGCATGCTGCTTGCCTGGCACAGTGTTGGATACATTGTGAGGACCAAACTCTCAGACCCTGTGGCCTCTGAGCAGTAAGTACCCTCTTCTAGGTACCTCCAGATCATAGGAAATTAAAGGACTGAACTTAGCCCAGCACCAAAGTCCTTAATAAAGCTGCTATCACTGACAGTTGTCGCCTTGGTCATTTGCCAGCTGTGACTGTACTGGTACCCCAGGACTTGGTTGAGACTCCCAGATATTGCTAATGAAATGGTAGTCTTGGAGCTGTCCCTGCTGCACTTCAGAACCAAGAGTCAACCAGAtctgggagggtttggagaagaGGATTGGCCGTGGTTCCCTAGTCTTCTAGGAAACTTGACGGTGGCTCTCCCCTTGCAAAGAGCAAGGTAAGTAAACCTGGAGGGACATGGCTAGAAAATGTCATGTGGCCTGCACCCCCTTTATGAGCTCTGGCTCCCTGGAAAGGGCCGATGTGCATACCAGCTTTTGACTAAAAACAACTGAAGGGAGCAGCCAGGGCAGCCACGGGAGGGAACTGGGTCAGACTGTAAGCATGTCCCACTGTGGGACAAGTGGCGGGGCCTTGCTTTGGCATGTTGCATCAAAAGGAAAAACCAGCATTGAAGGTGGGGGTTGTCAGGGCCTCGTGTTAGCTGCTTTAGCTTCTATGACCTCACATTTCTCCTCCCCCCACGGGCTTTCTACCTCCTCTTAGAGGTAGGAGAGAGCCAGGGCACTGCCACCATGAGCAAGAAGCTACGGCGTCTGTCCTTGCACCTCCTGCCCCTCTATGCATTTCTAGAAAAGAGCCAGGCTGCTGGCACCTGGGCCAGCAAGCAGGAGCAGCCCTCCCTCCTTGGAGCAGCAGCAGGCTCAGTTCCACATTTGACTCTTAATTATCTTTCCAGGTCTTGGTTATTAATGATCTTGGGCAGCAAGCAGAGCAGCCTAGACCTCTCACCTCCTCCCAGCCTCACCTGCTGCAACCTTCTCCTGCAGCTGCACACAGACCCTGGTCAGGAGGGTGGGGAAGCAAGGCCCAGAGGCTGACGGATGTCAGTTAACCCT
This Peromyscus maniculatus bairdii isolate BWxNUB_F1_BW_parent chromosome 8, HU_Pman_BW_mat_3.1, whole genome shotgun sequence DNA region includes the following protein-coding sequences:
- the Slc38a12 gene encoding transmembrane protein 104, encoding MAGEITETGELYSPYVGLVYMFNLIVGTGALTMPKAFATAGWLVSLILLVFLGFMSFVTTTFVMEAMAAANAQLRWKRMETHKEEEDEDSSTASDSDILTQDNYERAEKRPILSVQRRSSANLFEITDRVEMGQMASMFFNKVGVNLFYFCIIVYLYGDLAIYAAAVPFSLMQVTCSVSGNDSCGVDTDTKYNDTDLCWGPLRRVDAYRIYLTVFTLLLGPFTFFDVQKTKYLQILTSLMRWIAFAIMIVLALVRIGNRQGEGHPPLANFLGVRNLFGVCVYSFMCQHSLPSLITPISSKRHITRLVFLDYALILAFYGLLSFTAIFCFRGDSLMDMYTLNFARCDIVGLAAVRFFLGLFPVFTISTNFPIIAVTLRNNWKTLFHREGGTYPWVVDRVVFPTITLVPPILVAFCTHDLESLVGITGAYAGTGIQYVIPAFLVYLCRRDTQLAFGYGTVNKHRSPFRHTFWVAFVLLWAFSCFFFVTANIVLSETQL